One Triticum dicoccoides isolate Atlit2015 ecotype Zavitan chromosome 4B, WEW_v2.0, whole genome shotgun sequence genomic window carries:
- the LOC119293995 gene encoding arabinogalactan protein 1-like: protein MARFAVVAAIIAVLAVAATAQGPMPAPRMAPLPAPPARSPATAPAPVATPPTAASPSPMASPPAPPTDAPTDAPSAMTPSAVSATPTGAPTSAPASSAVYSSAASFVAVAGAVAAAIMF from the coding sequence ATGGCTCGTTTCGCCGTGGTCGCGGCCATCATCGCggtcctcgccgtcgccgccaccgctcAGGGCCCCATGCCGGCGCCCAGGATGGCCCCGCTCCCCGCACCGCCGGCGAGGTCCCCGGCCACCGCCCCTGCGCCGGTCGCCACCCCGCCCACCGCCGCGTCGCCATCCCCGATGGCCTCGCCCCCGGCCCCGCCCACCGACGCGCCGACCGACGCTCCCTCGGCGATGACGCCGTCCGCAGTCTCCGCCACACCCACCGGCGCCCCCACCAGCGCCCCCGCGAGCTCCGCCGTGTACTCGTCCGCCGCCAGcttcgtcgccgtcgccggcgcgGTCGCCGCCGCCATCATGTTCTAG